The window CATCTAATTTTTCACCCTGATTACACACAACTTTAGGATTATTCTATGTAAACACGACCGTTCATCACTGCTTTTTAGCAATTCTCATCATCTGAGTCAAGAGAATCAATAAGAATCTCCCTCTCTTTTACATTATCAATTATTTCTCTTTAATTATCTGCATTGTTATTCTTATTACTTTGTTCTCGTTTAATTCACATTATCAAAGGATTAACAATTTGGATTAATTACGTCACTTGTGACGTCATTCTAAATAATTTAACTGGTTGAACTAAAAAATGAATTTTAGGCTAAACAAGATCATGACAGGCACTTGGTTAATGAGTTTTGGAAAGAATCAAATGATAAGAACTGGCTGCTCCTTGCTGAAGTAACATCTGATATACCTTATGTGTAATAAGTTTCTCCTGAGCATCAGATCCATTCTCTTCAAGGTACCTCTCTGCCAAAGCCATAGAACTCATTGGTATTTGGAGTTTGGCCAAGTGCTCCCTCCCCTTAAGATGTGCGGCCATAACAATCTCGTCAGGGAACCACATGTTACAAGTACCACACCACAGCTTAGAATTATGAACAGCAACATCAGCATTCTTCAGTTGCTTTGGATTTTCTTGCTGACCAGTATCTGCCAGGTGGACCTTTTCTTTCAACTTTTCATTAGTACTGAGTTCCGATTGTGCTGCCGCTACATGTTTTACTTGCTCCTGCTTTGTTGGAACCACCATTTCCTTGATCTGCATCCTTGTTGTTGTCTTCTCAATCCAAATTAGATTTTCCCTCACACATTTAACCTGCAGTTACACAGGGGACATTTTAATCACTGGCATATGGATTACTTTTGAATTGATTATAGAAGGAGAAGTATTAGGCTAGAATAAATGTGCTACTGATGAAAATTATGAGCTTCAACTCTCTCCCCGTTTTAGTGGCTTCAAATATTCGCAGGAGAAACAGACTATAGACCATACTTAGATAAATGAATTTAGTGCAAACTTCAAAAGGCATTAATTTTACTGAGTGCCCTAGTTTCAGTTTCAGGTTGCTCGGTGATTCTTTTAGCATATTCTTGGTCCAAATGATAGTGCAGTTGATCTCAGCGTGCATTATCAGCTGCCATCTTGCACATTTAGCTTGATTGATTAGCCTAAACTCTTCCTTACTTAATCATCTTAAACTTGTCCTTACTTAGCCACCAATAGTATCACTACCAGCTAATTAACTTCACCAACAGCTAATTAGCTTTTCGCATGGTAAAATCAAGCTCTCCTCTTTTAACTGATCATCACTAATGTTTCATCTATTGTTTTCTAAATAATTGCATCTAGATCAACGCTCGTGAACCCAtagcaacaacatacccagtgaaatcccacaaagtggggtttgggaagggtagagtgtatgcaggtCTTAAAGAGattatttctgatagaccctcggcacAAGAACAAACAATTCAAAGCAGTATAAAAAGCCATGACAAAAGACAATTAAAAGCATGATAAATCTTTTTgaagaaacaacatatagtagcagaaatcgaagtacaagaaacatcagatagtagcagaaatcgaagtacaagaaactacaagagtaATACTACGACTACTAGTATGAAATGATAAGTAGGACAACGCTCAACTATCTACTAACGTTCTACCCTAATCCGTATctataacctcctatctaaggtcatgttctCGGTAAGCTGGACTTGCGTTATTGTCCTGTCTagtcacctctccccaatacttctccGGCCTACTTCTACCtgtacctctcctgaaaccgtccatagccaaccctCACGCCTCCTCACCGGGGCATTCGTGCATCTCCTCTACACATGCCtaaaccatctcaacctcgctttccgcatcttatcctccaccgagaccactcccaccttgtctcgggtatcttcatttctaatactatctctcctagtatgcccacacatccaacACATCATTCTTGTTTCcacaactttcatcttctgaacgtgagagttcttgactagCTAACACTCCGCCCATAAAACTTATTTGGTCTAAGCATTACTCTGtaaaacttgcctttaagttttggtggcaccttcttatcacacaagacAGTGGATGCGagcctctatttcatccacccAGCACCATCGTCAATCTCTCCATTTCCTTGGATAATAGaaccaagatacttgaaactttctttctcttgaatgacctgagtaccaagcctcacttccacgccagcctcaTGCATTACGTTAATGAACTTGCGCCCCAAGTATTCCATCTttgtcctactcaacttgaaccctttaaaCTCTAGAgtctgtctccaaacctccagcttggCGTTAACTCCGCTGCTAGTCTCGTCAATCAGAAATATGTCATCTGTGAATAACATACACTGACATCTAACCTTGGATTTTCCGAGTCAGCCCATCCATcaccaaagcaaataaaaatgggctaagagcttaTCCTTGGTGCgacccataaatttcaaaaaaCTAACCGAGGACATTCTGGGTTGGAaactactactccctccgtcccaatttatgtgatatagtttgactgggcacgaagtttaagaaataaaggagacttttgaatcttgtggtctaaaacaagccaaagatatttatgtggttataaatcatctcgttaagcgtaaacggtaaagtttaaagttaaattattgccaaataaggaaatgtatcattctttttaggGCAGAccaaaaggaaagtgtatcacataaattgcaACAGAGGGAGTACCTGTTTGGGCTCAGCTTTGATATCTTCCCTAACAGGACTAGCCCCTTCACATAGtgtctatttttattttattttattggggGGAGGGGTGTGGATTATGTAAAGGAAATTTCATTAGATCAGTACCAAgaaggcagtaagaagtataaaacaagaaaaatgaCAATTCTCCACTATGTTCTATCCAAGAAATCCAAAAATTATGTCATGCCCACTACTATATGACCTGACacacaaaggaaaaaaaaataaaaaaaatatgaccCTTACACACTGTCTCTTCTGGAGCGCTATGATTGTTATTTACGAAATCTTAAGGAATGAAAGCATGTGAACAGACAATGATTTTCTGTACAAATTTGTTGTCAACAAAGGAAAATTAACTCTTCGATGTTTTATTTAAGAAAACTGATAGCTGCATATTGTTAAACACAACCTATTCCTCATGTGCATTTAATAGAGTATGAGTTGGAAGGGACACTGCATCTAAGCAAACGAAGCATTCACAAATCTGTTGTAATAAGCTTCAAAAAATAGTGCATGATATCATAAACTGCTATTCAATCCGCACTCAAACTGCTAATGAAGCTCTCTAACTCATTATGGAGTGAAATTTCCAATAAAGCAGCACCACAAGAAGTTAAAAATTGTTTCATACAGTACAGGCAGCTTGGAACAACAGGTGAGGAACCTGGTTATGGGTGAGCGTTCCTGCTTCAACACTAGTATCAGTAGTTTTGATCTCTTCTGCATGATGATTCAAACTATAATCCTTGGACTGCAAATAGGACATCATGATAAGTACACTGATAAGGCCTATTAAAAAGATCAATAGTCAAGCCCGAAGTTGCTATAAAAGATCCAGTGGAATATGTTTGCATTTGCTCCTATAACAGTGGGAATCTAACTTTTGGTGACTGAAATGGATTAACAGTCGTAATTCTCATATAACTAGCTGATGTACATCAAACAAGTGTGCCTCTAATTTAGTAATGAACTGGCTACCTTGTTTGCAATAAGTTTCTCCAGAGCATCAGATCCATTTTCTTCAACATACCTCTCCGCCATCGCCAGAAATGATTCATTCTTGAAAGATGGATCCTCCATTGGCTTGTTAAACCAGTCAGTGACAATTTGAAGGTAGACAGACAAGCACAAATACAGAAACCGTTGGTAAATATAGTAAAACCCATAAAACTGAGTGACAACATCGTACAATCTCACCAGCAAACGTGGATGAATAAGATATTGATAAAAATAACATGCGCCTAAACTGAGGTATTACCAACCAACATATGGTAATTAATTTAATATATGGCCACAGAGGAACCCTGCCAAAGTAAATGGAAAGACATTAGTGTATGCAACAGGAGTAGTTTCTCATGTTCAACCAAGTATATTGCACAATTTTCCCAAATGCTTCAACAAACTCTCTAGCTCTTGGGATCCTCAACTTCTCACCAAAGGGAATTTAGGAAACACAAGCAAGAACAGACATAAAACTATCAATATAGATGAGTAACCGAAATAAGTGTGTCATAAGAATTTGAGGTTCACTTGAAAAAGATTCTTTCACAATTCAATGAATCAATATAAGGGTATAGATCCAGAAATAAAGTGTAATTACTCGGGGTGCAAGCACAAGAATTTGCGTATGAAGCATATACATCCTTTTTGGTTTAGTATCAAGTAGAAATACTTACGAAATGAGACAACTAATTGAGAATATCATAAATTCGTTAACCATTAATGGCAGAATTTGCTCTTATTTCTGGAAGACACCGGAAAACTTGCCCAATGACTTATTGGAAGTTAATCTAATAATTAAGTGTCAATATTGCAAAGAGTTCCTATTTCCACATGAGTAGAAGAGGGCCAGAAAAGGAACACTTGACAACTTTATGCCCCTTTTAATATAGCCAGCTAAAAGTACACCACATTACCATTCAATAAGTTTCTCAAATATGTGCTCGAATAGAGAAATAAATGAAAAGATGGTCCAGTATGTGACTAGCTTCCTCATGTGATACTTGGAGTCAGTCTCAATCGCTCGGATTGAAGCACATCTGCATTCCACAAAAGAATTGGTAAACATTGCCAGTAAAAGAAGCACAAATACACACCCAGTAACTAAAATTGGACAATCAAAGTATTCAATACTTGAAATTCTGATATGGCTTTGGGTGCATTCACTATGGAGAAAATATGGCAAACATAAAATGCTTCCCCTAAAAAATTCATTCTTTCTCTAGGAAATCATTTACTAGATTATTTATTTGGTCGGGTGTTGAAGTGGGTGACATGCAGGGGCTAATTTAGCATGCAAGTAACGGGTCCTAACCCATTAGTTTTGGCTGAGACCTTGTATGTCTGAAAATTTCTACTAAATAAGTACAAATAATAGATTCCGAAACCATTAAATCAAATGGAGTCTGGTAGAATTTCAAACTCGAACCCACAAAGTTTAAATCCTGGATCGTCTCTGATAATATATGGCAATGGTATAAGTtgacaacaatatatatatatatatatatatatatcaggttGAAACAAGTGATATGGAATAGATTTGTAAAGAAAAAGTGCCTTCGTCAATCTATTTGCAATATAGACTTGTAAAGGACAAGAGAAAGTGAGTAATGGGGAGTTCCCCAGACTTACAGAGGATAGCCCAGAGCAAGTACAGGCCTGCAAATTTGGTTGCTCAAGATGAAAACGACAGTATGAATAATACACAACAGCGTACATGAAAAATAAGAAGAATACGCAGAATCATGTAAATATGTATAATGGTAAAAAGgagagttaatggtcaaaaacacacttgaactatcactttttctcGAGTTTCACACCCAACTATTAGTTGTTCCCTTTTCTTACCTCACCAtatatattaaaacacacctTAAAGCTAACTAGGTCAACTATCAGTTATTCCCTTTTCCTACCGGAACTATCACCACCTACTCAACTAGGTGCGCTTTAATACATAGTCAGGTAGAAAAAGGAACAACTTACAGTTGGGTGTGAAACTCacaaaaaagtgatagttaaggTGTGTTTTTATCATTATCTCTAAAAAGAATAATCAGCACTAATCTGCAAGCTTCAAATATAAAATTTTGCCGCCTCTTTACTACTAGTACATGACAAGATTTGCACGCACAAGTTTCAAATTTTTACCAAACAGCAATAGAATGGACAAAGAGAACTGCACTAAACAAGCCATGAAGTCGATTATTTGAAGTGTAAATATGAGAAAACTCATTTtgaaaaatttattttctttggTTGCAATTTTCTAACCTAGAGTTGTATGAAGTTCTTGAGTTTCTATGATCAAAGCGTGAGGGGGAAAAGTAAACAGATTTCTAAATAGACTTTTCTTCTCCATTAATAACAGAAATACCCTACTAACGGTGTATGTTGTGAATGTGAAATGAAAAAGGGCGGCAGGTAAATTAACAAGTGGTAACTTTGGGAAATTAATAAAATTGACCCATCTTTTTGTACTCCGTTAAATAAGCTCTGTGCCCTAACAATGCCTAGATTTTGTAAGCCACTAGATTAACATTATTTAAACCAGAAATAACTCTTTTAAAGTTATGACAACCTAGAGAATAGAATAATACTCCCTTGTTCGCGTTTATATGTACGTAATGGACTTtacattttctttttaaaaaataataaataaagtatatattttattataataCTCATGACTATTAGCATtttcaaaattttggaaaatGATTTGAGAAACTTtagtttttttcaaaattttggaaaatGATTTGAGAAGCTATAGTTTTTTTAATATGTTAATAGGCATGGAGCATTCTAGCTAATTTTATTAACGGAAAAAGCTCAAATATACCAttgaactataggaaatgactcataTATGTCACTCGTCAGAAGCGACTTGCCTTCAAGGCCACTTAGGCAATTGCCTAAGGCCCCACAATTATGGGGGGCCGACATTATTTTATACATGTCCTTTTTTCTTAAATatctagtatttttttttaaagggaatCAACAAAAAAATAAGCATAAAAAGGGGAATAGAGACCGTTTGGGATTGGGTTGGGAGAGAAtaagaaaaatagaaaaagatGGAAAATACCATTTATAAAGGCAATATTTTAGGGACATATGATTTCATGCCAAGAATGTTGCTCATGCATCTTTTCTCTGCACTTTATATTTAACTTTTTAGCTTTTTCTCAACACTTTCTAACTTTTCCTCAATACTCATCACTTATCAAATACAAAAGTTCTCCTTGATTTTTTTATTCTTCAATCTCCAACTACTCTTCATTCTCCATATGCTCAAAATCAACTGATCACACACTTTTTTGAGTGGAAAAAAGAGCCGAAGATGTACTTTGGATCTCTTACCTAAGATCAACAATGTCTCAAGAAAGATTGAACGGGTTAACTATATTGTTAATTGAAAAGGATTTATTAGAAGATATTGAttatgaaaaaaaattattagcAATTTTGCGTCTCAAAAAGCTAGAAAAATAAATTGCAGATaaataaatttatataatttttttttaaagttaaggCCCCTCATTAGAATTTGGTCTTAGGCCCCCAATATGGTTGAACCGCCCCTACAACTCATCAATAATTTGGTTCATTTATGCCATTGCTGTTACCAAATGGCTCATCTATGCCATCGCCGTTACCAAAATTGCTCactcatgccatttttcattaacaccGATTTTACAATATCAGATACGACTCACGttgtttaattaaaccagcccaattttaaattccaaattaataaaaaaaacccGACCCAATTTAATGAAAAATGCCATGAATGAGCCATTTTGGTAATGAAAATGTCATAAATGAGCTAAACTATTGCCGAGTGACATagatgagtcatttccgataaatgacatatttgagccttttccgttttatTAATAATCTTCAAAACATCAATTATGAAAGCTACATCATGTTCAAagtttaagagcccgtttggattggcttacagcttaaagctgtttgcagcttataagctgaaaaaaataagttgggtagtccaacttattttttttggcttataagctgttttcagcttataagctgctttagataaattaagtcaaatgggtccaattatttttttgagcttattttaagcataaaatgactttaagctggccagccaaacactcaaaaaagctgaaaacagcttataagccaacttataagccaatccaaacgggctctaagctAGCTAAtatgagaaaattaaaaaaaaaaaaacaaaaaaaaaaaacaataagatTAAACTTCTGCATGATCTCTACTTGCTTCAAAACCATGTGCAGTTGTTCTCCTTTGACATCAAATGAGATCAGTAACCAGATCCCCATGAGTGCTGCAATCATTTGAACTGTTTGCCTTGTCCATATTGAGTATTCTTCTCCCAAGGGGAGGTAACTCAACAAATGTGTAGAATTCCGCTCACCGTCAGTCTCAAGAGAAATTAATAGTCAATGTTAAgggtaatataaaaaaaataaaaaaaaattgtttatgttaaaatggacaagtaaaagtaaaaatttatttttcgTATAATGGacgagtaaaagtgaacggaggaaaTAGTATGTTAGATCGGTAAGATTATTCTAGATAAAAGTTAGTAATAGATAATTTAAATCTTTTACTGAGagtaatttatatattattacaTTACAAGAACtttaattttcatatattttattgcAGTTTGTTATGGTAACTCGCTACTCAAAAAGAATAGGCTAAATACCTAGATATCCCTTAAACTTGACACATTTTGTAAGTTAGACACTCTAAGTTAATTAGTGACCAAATACACACTTTAACTTGACAAAAGTCTATCTAGTGAACACTTGTATTTATAAGAGTGTGTGTGTGAATCACCCAGCTTGTTAGTGAAGTATTAAATAGGCAAATTAACTAATAACATgtgtaattttaaaaaaatattgccACATgataattatatttttaaaacaataaaataacaagaaagaaaaaatacACAAGTAAAGACTTTATATTAATTTCTATACTTCAACAAATCCTCATTAATTAATAACACATTACTATCTCATTTTTTGAATTCTATCCATTGGTCCTTTGATTCAGTGAAACAGAGGAGAAGTggttccccaaaaaaaaaaaaaaaaaagagggaaaagGACTAATTATTAGACGTAGGACCTTAATACGTTAGTATacgtgttttattttattttattttattgagtTTCATGATTTTGTGATTCTGATACAATCCGAAGATTTTGctagaaaataaaaggaaaaaagaagctGCTAAGAGAACTAACTAGGGCTAAATATTTGATAATTCAGATTGATGAAAATGGAAGAGATTCGTACAGCATATAGCAGTGCCGAGCTCACAAGAAGACAAAATTACATAACTAACTTTAGGGACAAAGTGCTAACCAATAACTATAGACTAGCTAATTATGTAAATACTGAAAACTGTAATTAAAACTAGACATGGAATTAAGTGAATATCTTATAAACTTTATTCAGTCTTTCTTTTAACTAACAAAACCACCATGTACTCTTCCTTCAGCTCAACGTACTACTTCTCAAAGCTCTTAACTTCTGCTTACGCATCAGTCCTTCCCCCTTAAGAGCTTCCTTGACCTCAAGGAAGAAATGTAGGAAATCTGATGAGCCAAGCATTGTAATCTTCCCATGTAGCCTGCTCCTTATGTAACTGACTCCACTGTATAAGAACTTGAGGGACAGTCTTGTTTACTTTTTGAATCCTTCTCTCAAGGATCTTTTCTGGTTGAGGACAATAGGGACTAGCCAGTTCAACAATAGGAGGGTGAGAGAAAACAGCTGATAGCGTATGGTAAGGTTTCAACTGTGAAACATGGAAAGTGGGATGAAGTACAAGTGAGGTGGTAGGGAGAGTCTATAAGCTAAGCTACTGGACCAATTTTTTGTACGACGTGATAAGGACCATAATATTTTGCAAAAATTTAGTAAAATTGCTACCAGATAGAGTGACTTGTCTATAAGGCTGAATTTTTAGGTAAACCCAATCTCCTTCTTGAAATTGCCTGTCTGATCTATGCTTGTTGGCTTGGTCCATCATCTTTTGTTGTGCTCTTTTTAGATGGTACTACAGAATCTGTCCCTTAAACTCTCTTGTAAGCAAACCCCTGTCCACCTCTTCTATGCTAGATTCTCCTGCAATGTAAGGCAAATGAATAGGAGGAGGTTGTCCGTAGAAAGCTTCATATGGAGTGGTCTATATTGAGTTGTGAAAGGTGGTGTTGTACCACCACTCTGCAACAACAAGATATGAGTACCAATCCTTTTGAGAATCAGAACAAAAACATTTCAAGTATGTTTCTAGACACCTGTTCTCGACCTCTGTctgtccatcagtctgggggtgGTATGCAGTGGATGTGTTCAATGTGACTCCCACTATAGAAAATAATTCTTGCCACATCTTGCTAGTAAACACAGGATCTCTGTCACTCACTATATCCTCAGGGATTCCATGAAGTTTGTAGATATTTTCCATAAATAACTTGGCTAATTCACTAGCTGAATAAGGATGAGAGAGCCCAACAAAATGAGCATACTTAGTCAGGCTATCTACTACAACCCAAATAACAGTTTTTCCATTTGATTTAGGCAAACCATCTATGAAATCCATACTCACACTTCCCCAAGCTAGTGCAGGCACCTTTAAAGATTGTATCAATCCAAGGTAAGGTGCATTATCATATTTGTGTCTCTGGCAAATGTCACAGTTCTTGACATATTCCTGAACATCAACCTTCATTCCCTTCCAAAAGAATAGAGCATACAATTTTCTGTAAGTATGATCAATTCCACAATGTCCTCCTAAAGGTGAATCATGCCATAACTTGATAATTTCTTTCCTTAACTGCTCAACTGGTCCTACCACCAGTTTTCCATTTTTCCTCAATTGTTCGTGAAGGAAAGTGCACCCCTTCCCTTCACCTTTTCCAGCCTTAAGATTTTGAATCCTCTCTTGAAGTTCCACATTCTATACCCAACTTTGCAAAATTAGTTGCAACAAATTAGTTTTAATAGTAGATAGTGCCATAACAGCCAGCTTTACCAAGGGTAACCTAGATAATGCATCAGCAGCCTTGTTTTCCTTCCCTTTTTTGTATTCTATACTGGTATCATACTGCATTAGCTTAGTATCCACTTAAGTTGTGTCCCAGTGTGCAATTTTTGTTCCAATAGAAACTTAAGGGCATTTTTATATGTCTTGACAATAAAGGTTCTTCCAGTTAAGTACTATGACCATTTACTAATAGCCATCACCAATGTTAGTAACTCCTTATTATAAACATACAAGGCTTGGTGTTGAGTGGAAAGCTATTGGTTGTCTTTTCTGCATCAACACTTCTCCAATGCCTATGGTACATACATATCAGTTTCTACCTCAAAAGCTATAGAAAAATCAGGTAAAATCAATACAGGTACTGTTGTGAGTGCAATTTTCAGTCTTTCAAAAGCTTCAGTTGCCTTCTGATTCCATAGGAAACTGTCCTTCTTCAATAGTTCAATAGCAGGTTTACTGATGATCCCATATCCCTTAATGAACCTCCTATAGTAACCAGTTAGTCCTAAGAACTCCCTCAGTTGCTTGAGAGTCTCAGGAGTTGGTCATTCTTTAACAGCTTTAATCTTTTTTGGGTCTGTAGCTTCCTCTTCTGCTGATATGTAGTGCCCGAGGTACTGTACTCTATCAGCAGCAAAGAAACACTTACGCCTTTTGGGTAAAAACTGATTCTTAACCAATAATTCAAAAGTGATCTTCCAATGACTTGCCATAAATCAAGATGTCATCAAAGAAAACCAAGACAAATTTTCAAGATAATCTTGAAATATATGGTTCGTAAGGCTTTGGAAACAGGATGgagcattggttagcccaaaagGCATCAACAAGTACTCAATATGTCCAGAATGAGTCTTAAAAGCTGTTTTTGCAACATCAGCAGGTGCCGTCTTATCTGGTGATAACCAactctcaaatctatcttggaataGATTTGAGAACCCCCCAATTCATCTAGTAATTCCTGTATAACTAGAAACGTATCCTTTATGCTCCCTTATTTAAAGCTCTATAATCTACACAAAGTCTTCATGATCCATCTTTTTTTCCAACTAGCACCACAGGAGGATGCATATGGACTTGAACTGTGTTGTATAATTCCTTGATTCATCATTTCTTTGACCATCTCTTCAATAATATCTTTTTGCACTGGAGATGTCACGCCCCGACTAGgggaacgtgcgggcacctaccatttcccacctctGTAGGTGAACCCATCCCTTATTAACAACcaaataataaatataataaatccAATCACCCAGAATTACATAATAATAGTCTAACATAAATAGTAAATATAATAAGTGCGAAAGATACATCAAATAGCAAAATTTGGTATGAATAGTACAAGCGCCACGACATAATATCTAGGAAATAAAAGTCTCAaatatccataaataatatagaATATAAAGACAGGAAAAGATAGAGTCATCCGGGAAGCGAATCCATCCAAGTGCTCACCCTAGAATGCTCGTCAGACGGTCTCAAGACTCAGTCACGAAGCGCAGAAGTCAAACCGGTCACGAACTCTGCATtcagaaaagaatgcagcaaggtagaatcagtacaacaacacgtactgagtaggcatcataggccgacaacagttagataatcatatatataagaaagagactgaaaaaacatgcatgctcacaatcagata is drawn from Lycium barbarum isolate Lr01 chromosome 8, ASM1917538v2, whole genome shotgun sequence and contains these coding sequences:
- the LOC132606451 gene encoding uncharacterized protein LOC132606451 encodes the protein MEDPSFKNESFLAMAERYVEENGSDALEKLIANKSKDYSLNHHAEEIKTTDTSVEAGTLTHNQVKCVRENLIWIEKTTTRMQIKEMVVPTKQEQVKHVAAAQSELSTNEKLKEKVHLADTGQQENPKQLKNADVAVHNSKLWCGTCNMWFPDEIVMAAHLKGREHLAKLQIPMSSMALAERYLEENGSDAQEKLITHKVYQMLLQQGAASSYHLILSKTH